In the genome of Gloeotrichia echinulata CP02, one region contains:
- a CDS encoding Sll0314/Alr1548 family TPR repeat-containing protein, with translation MGKRFSAPQAIVLARLTSLLQGTFVAAIALNLWMNPSFAGDPFRTSEPRKIGDQTEAAFKAIFQQGNYPAAEKYLKQALSREPNEPLAYAMRASLAYGNKDMATLDSYSKKTLETGQKLIATDPLRGNLYTAVGNFLEGAVVITREGANGAATALSRLRQVYEYLDKAEAISPNDPELNLIKGYMDLLLAVNLPFANPNQAIQRLEQNAGPQYLVDRGIALAYRDLKSYSQALEYANRALKTTSDNPELYYLKAQILHEQGKKENSQPLIRDAIANFDTALSKKSQLQPNLVTQIQSERDNAANRLKNLGG, from the coding sequence ATGGGTAAACGGTTTTCTGCTCCTCAAGCAATTGTGTTGGCTAGACTCACTAGCCTCCTTCAGGGGACTTTTGTAGCGGCGATCGCACTGAATCTGTGGATGAATCCCTCCTTTGCTGGCGATCCCTTTCGTACTAGCGAACCGCGCAAAATTGGCGACCAAACAGAAGCAGCTTTTAAAGCCATTTTCCAACAAGGGAACTATCCAGCAGCAGAGAAGTACCTAAAACAAGCACTATCCCGTGAACCAAATGAACCCCTAGCCTATGCCATGAGAGCATCATTGGCATACGGTAATAAGGATATGGCTACATTAGACAGCTACAGCAAAAAAACTTTAGAAACCGGACAAAAATTAATTGCTACCGACCCTTTACGCGGGAATTTATATACTGCTGTCGGTAATTTTTTAGAAGGAGCCGTAGTTATTACCCGTGAGGGTGCAAACGGCGCAGCAACCGCCTTAAGTCGCCTACGACAGGTCTATGAGTATTTAGACAAAGCAGAAGCGATTTCTCCCAACGATCCAGAACTGAATTTAATCAAGGGTTATATGGATTTGTTGCTAGCGGTGAATTTACCTTTTGCGAACCCAAATCAGGCTATTCAAAGGTTAGAACAAAATGCTGGACCTCAGTATTTAGTGGATCGTGGTATTGCTCTTGCCTATCGCGATTTAAAATCATACTCTCAAGCCCTAGAATATGCCAACCGCGCTCTCAAAACTACATCCGATAACCCAGAATTGTATTATCTCAAAGCCCAAATCCTGCATGAGCAAGGGAAAAAAGAAAACAGCCAGCCACTGATTCGAGATGCGATCGCTAATTTTGACACAGCTTTAAGCAAAAAATCCCAACTACAGCCTAATTTAGTCACACAAATTCAGTCAGAACGCGATAACGCTGCTAACCGTCTGAAGAATCTCGGTGGTTGA
- a CDS encoding NUDIX hydrolase: MNKPGEIRVIVLALIRDGDRIFVSEGIDPLKQDTFYRALGGGVEFGETSRVALEREFQEEIQAELTNIRYLGCIENLFIFNGKQGHEIIQLYQCDFADPKFYQIESLTFSESESRKHLALWIDIARFKSGELRLVPDVFFDYL; the protein is encoded by the coding sequence ATGAACAAACCAGGCGAAATTCGGGTAATAGTTTTGGCGCTAATTCGAGATGGCGATCGCATATTTGTATCCGAAGGAATCGACCCCCTCAAGCAAGATACATTTTATCGGGCTTTGGGTGGTGGTGTGGAATTTGGCGAAACAAGCCGCGTAGCTTTAGAGAGGGAATTTCAAGAAGAAATTCAGGCAGAATTAACCAATATTCGCTATTTGGGATGTATAGAAAACCTGTTTATATTCAACGGTAAACAGGGACATGAAATCATTCAACTTTACCAATGTGATTTTGCAGATCCCAAATTTTATCAAATTGAAAGCTTAACTTTTTCTGAGTCAGAAAGTCGTAAACATCTGGCACTTTGGATAGATATAGCCCGCTTCAAATCTGGAGAATTACGCTTAGTACCAGATGTATTTTTCGATTATTTGTGA
- a CDS encoding glycosyltransferase family 4 protein has product MKILIQHRHFNNEISGVLTYIHAIIAEVQARGIEVKIISTKQDNLANWLNDIAWADIVHMNSNNLFFIMLCKALQKKIVIKYHYCIYQSTHTIYEPMTLTQRLKIEWKQTLPKANYPLKWKLHTFVKWARLFTRLSTALLADYHTACSDFLAQSSSFPWTVETLYNPIAIKSKTPIKSLENLSHPYHFIFVGRLSKDKGVDILLKAARILQDEKKEFQITIIGDGEQASELKQLASNLQITHKVNFLGKMSQTEVQLKVQDALALIAPSRWQEPAGYVVLEASSVQTCSIVSKMGGLPEVAGSHSLFFDNEDVEGLAKCMGYCLDNPDEVIKRGFQSSQYVAEKFSAAGAATRLLEICSQLAPKALVTTSD; this is encoded by the coding sequence ATGAAAATTTTAATTCAACACCGTCATTTCAACAATGAAATTAGTGGAGTTTTAACTTATATTCATGCAATTATTGCTGAAGTTCAAGCCAGAGGTATTGAAGTCAAAATTATTTCGACAAAACAAGATAATCTTGCCAATTGGTTGAATGATATTGCTTGGGCAGATATAGTGCATATGAATTCAAATAATTTATTTTTTATCATGCTATGTAAGGCTTTGCAGAAAAAGATAGTTATTAAATACCATTATTGTATTTATCAATCTACCCATACTATTTACGAGCCAATGACGTTGACACAACGGCTGAAAATCGAATGGAAACAGACATTACCGAAAGCTAATTATCCATTGAAGTGGAAATTACACACTTTTGTGAAATGGGCACGCCTATTCACTCGCCTTTCTACTGCACTATTAGCTGATTATCATACAGCTTGTAGCGACTTCTTGGCACAATCTTCTAGCTTTCCTTGGACAGTTGAAACTTTATACAATCCGATAGCAATCAAATCGAAAACCCCAATAAAAAGTTTAGAAAATTTATCTCATCCATATCACTTTATTTTTGTCGGTAGATTATCTAAAGATAAAGGCGTAGATATTTTATTAAAAGCGGCGCGGATTTTACAAGACGAAAAAAAAGAATTTCAAATTACCATTATTGGCGATGGCGAACAAGCTAGCGAATTAAAACAGCTAGCTTCTAACTTACAAATTACCCACAAAGTTAATTTTTTAGGTAAAATGTCTCAAACAGAAGTGCAGCTAAAAGTTCAGGATGCTTTGGCTTTAATTGCACCTTCTCGTTGGCAAGAACCTGCAGGTTACGTAGTCTTAGAAGCTTCTAGCGTTCAAACCTGCTCTATTGTCTCAAAAATGGGAGGATTACCCGAAGTAGCTGGCTCACACAGCCTATTTTTTGACAACGAAGACGTAGAAGGATTAGCCAAATGTATGGGATACTGTTTAGATAATCCCGATGAAGTAATTAAACGAGGTTTCCAGTCCAGCCAATACGTTGCGGAAAAGTTTTCAGCGGCTGGTGCTGCTACTAGACTGCTAGAAATTTGCAGCCAACTTGCTCCCAAAGCATTGGTAACAACATCTGATTAG
- the ppc gene encoding phosphoenolpyruvate carboxylase: protein MSSVLYSLSQAANIYPASELFLRHRLQIVEELWESVLRQECGQKMVDLLRELRDLCSPEGQATNDQAESAVKLIEQLNINEAIRAARAFALYFQLINIIEQEYEQRQQLTRYSEGEKEPKDPETPTNINYSSNQRENDVPVDRGLGGEWLANNWVAKQNEKEKGTFAALFPYLFKLNVPPQQIQRLIAQLDVRLVFTAHPTEIVRHTIRDKQRQVVKLLQQLDGVENQSGSMIGGYPWEAADIREQLLEEIRLWWRTDELHQFKPTVLDEVDYALHYFQEVLFDGIPQLYKRFKYALGNTFPWLEPPQKNFCSFGSWVGSDRDGNPSVTPETTWQTACYQRKMVLERYIKSVKQLIELLSVSMHWSDVLPDLLESLELDQSQLSAVYDSLALRYRQEPYRLKLAYVLKRLENTRDRNLALYNRETPKNEDSPMYRSGEDFLAELRLIQHNLTETGLSCRELENLICQVEIFGFDLTQLDIRQESSRHADALNEILEYLQILPQPYNQLSEAQRVAWLTGELQTRRPLIPAELPFSEKTNDVIQTFRIVRSLQQEFGIHICQTYIISMCREVSDVLEVLLLAKEARLFDPAIAVGTIQVVPLFETVEDLQRSNSVMRQLFELPLYRALLAGGYKTAELKLSSPESHQNSVLTPDLQEVMLGYSDSNKDSGFLSSNWEIHKAQKFLQKIAEEYGVNLRIFHGRGGSVGRGGGPAYEAILAQPGHSINGRIKITEQGEVLASKYSLLDLALYHLETMTTAVIQASLLRTGFDDIEPWNEIMEEIAARSRSHYRALIYEQPDFIDFFHQVTPIEEISQLQISSRPARRPSGKKDLSSLRAIPWVFSWTQTRFLLPSWYGFGTALQEFLNEETEEHLQLLRYFYVKWPFFKMVISKAEMTLAKVDMQMAQHYVDELSSPEDKSRFEKVFEQIASEFYLTRDLVLKITNHHRLLDGDPVLQRSVQLRNGTIVPLGFIQVSLLKRLRQSRNTITTGVIHSRYSKGELLRGALLTINGIAAGMRNTG, encoded by the coding sequence ATGAGTTCAGTTTTATACTCCCTCTCACAGGCGGCGAACATCTATCCCGCATCGGAATTGTTTTTGCGTCATCGACTGCAAATAGTTGAGGAATTATGGGAGTCTGTTTTGAGGCAAGAATGTGGTCAAAAAATGGTGGATCTATTAAGGGAACTACGTGACCTATGTTCGCCAGAAGGACAAGCTACGAATGACCAAGCCGAGTCTGCTGTGAAATTGATTGAGCAACTGAACATCAACGAAGCAATCCGAGCAGCTCGGGCTTTTGCGCTGTATTTTCAGTTGATTAATATCATAGAGCAAGAATATGAACAACGGCAGCAATTGACTCGCTATTCTGAGGGAGAAAAAGAGCCAAAAGACCCGGAAACTCCCACCAATATCAACTATTCATCCAACCAAAGGGAAAATGATGTTCCTGTGGACAGGGGATTAGGTGGTGAGTGGCTAGCTAATAATTGGGTCGCCAAACAAAATGAAAAAGAAAAAGGTACCTTTGCAGCCTTATTTCCCTATTTATTCAAACTGAATGTCCCACCCCAGCAAATTCAACGCCTCATCGCCCAACTAGATGTCCGCTTAGTATTTACAGCCCACCCCACAGAAATTGTCCGTCATACCATTCGCGATAAACAACGTCAGGTGGTAAAATTGCTGCAACAGCTAGATGGGGTGGAAAATCAATCTGGTAGTATGATAGGGGGATATCCTTGGGAAGCAGCCGATATTCGGGAACAATTGCTCGAAGAAATTCGTCTGTGGTGGCGCACGGATGAACTGCACCAGTTTAAGCCGACGGTGCTAGATGAGGTAGACTATGCCCTACACTACTTCCAAGAAGTACTATTTGATGGCATTCCCCAACTATATAAACGTTTCAAATATGCTCTGGGTAACACCTTTCCTTGGTTAGAACCACCTCAGAAAAACTTCTGCTCATTTGGGTCTTGGGTAGGTTCGGATCGCGATGGTAATCCATCAGTCACACCAGAAACCACTTGGCAGACAGCTTGTTATCAGCGGAAAATGGTATTGGAGAGATATATCAAATCAGTGAAGCAGCTGATTGAATTATTAAGTGTGTCGATGCACTGGAGTGATGTTTTACCAGACTTGCTGGAATCATTAGAATTAGACCAGTCCCAGTTAAGTGCAGTATACGACTCATTAGCCCTGCGTTATCGGCAAGAACCCTATCGCCTCAAGTTGGCTTATGTGCTAAAAAGATTAGAAAATACCCGCGATCGCAATCTTGCTTTGTACAACCGAGAAACGCCAAAAAATGAAGATAGCCCCATGTATCGTTCGGGAGAGGATTTTTTAGCAGAACTGCGATTAATTCAGCACAACTTGACCGAAACAGGTTTAAGCTGTCGGGAACTAGAAAATCTCATTTGTCAGGTAGAAATTTTTGGCTTTGACCTGACACAGTTGGATATCCGTCAAGAATCATCTCGTCACGCTGATGCTTTAAACGAGATTCTCGAATATCTCCAAATATTACCCCAACCTTACAACCAACTATCAGAAGCACAGCGAGTCGCTTGGTTAACAGGAGAACTGCAAACTCGTCGTCCCCTAATTCCAGCAGAATTGCCATTTTCGGAAAAAACCAACGATGTCATTCAAACCTTCCGCATCGTGCGATCGCTCCAACAAGAGTTTGGTATTCACATCTGCCAAACCTATATTATCAGCATGTGCCGCGAAGTCAGCGACGTACTAGAAGTATTACTGTTAGCCAAAGAAGCCAGACTATTTGACCCCGCGATTGCTGTGGGTACAATTCAGGTAGTCCCCCTATTTGAAACAGTAGAAGACTTACAACGCTCAAACAGCGTCATGCGTCAACTATTTGAACTCCCCTTATATCGCGCCTTATTGGCTGGTGGCTATAAAACTGCTGAGTTAAAACTATCGAGTCCAGAGTCCCATCAAAACTCAGTACTCACCCCTGACTTGCAAGAAGTCATGCTGGGGTATTCTGACAGCAACAAAGACTCTGGTTTTTTAAGCAGCAACTGGGAAATTCATAAAGCCCAAAAATTCCTGCAAAAAATAGCCGAAGAATATGGCGTCAATCTGCGGATTTTTCACGGTCGTGGTGGTTCAGTGGGACGCGGTGGCGGCCCTGCCTATGAGGCTATTTTAGCACAACCAGGTCACAGTATTAATGGGAGAATTAAAATTACCGAACAAGGGGAAGTATTGGCTTCTAAATACTCCTTGCTTGACTTGGCATTGTATCATTTAGAAACCATGACCACTGCAGTCATTCAAGCCAGTCTATTGCGGACAGGGTTTGATGATATCGAACCGTGGAATGAGATCATGGAAGAAATAGCAGCGCGATCGCGGAGTCATTATCGCGCCCTAATTTATGAGCAGCCTGATTTTATCGACTTTTTCCACCAAGTCACCCCCATCGAAGAAATTAGCCAGCTACAAATTAGCTCCCGTCCAGCGCGTCGTCCCTCCGGGAAAAAAGATTTAAGCAGTCTGCGAGCCATCCCTTGGGTATTTAGCTGGACACAAACCCGATTTTTGCTGCCTTCGTGGTACGGCTTCGGTACAGCCCTGCAAGAATTCCTAAACGAAGAAACAGAAGAACATTTGCAGTTACTGCGCTACTTTTATGTTAAATGGCCATTCTTCAAAATGGTGATTTCTAAAGCAGAAATGACCTTAGCCAAAGTAGACATGCAAATGGCACAGCACTATGTAGACGAATTGTCAAGCCCTGAAGACAAATCGCGGTTTGAGAAAGTTTTTGAGCAAATTGCCAGTGAATTCTATCTTACCAGAGATTTAGTCTTAAAAATCACCAATCACCATCGACTTTTAGACGGTGATCCTGTATTGCAGCGTTCTGTACAGTTACGCAATGGCACAATTGTACCCCTAGGATTTATCCAAGTTTCCCTACTCAAGCGCCTCAGACAGTCGCGAAATACCATTACTACTGGCGTCATCCACTCCCGTTACAGCAAAGGCGAGTTACTGCGAGGCGCATTGTTAACCATTAATGGTATTGCTGCAGGAATGAGGAATACAGGTTGA
- a CDS encoding DUF3531 family protein: protein MQIEFREVNPFDVWIWLKFSTIPSAREKQYIEEVFNSWFYLGKLGAFNAENLQVQDTGLEISHMNYDQQGYDKSLLALMHNMGEFEYEGEWGRCWFDLGTSDAISLDILINALTQLSEEYVTIEELYIGGENADWPVEDSESRSYSIYDN, encoded by the coding sequence ATGCAAATCGAGTTTCGTGAAGTTAATCCTTTTGATGTCTGGATTTGGTTAAAGTTCAGCACCATTCCCTCTGCGCGGGAAAAACAGTATATAGAAGAGGTTTTTAATTCCTGGTTTTATTTAGGCAAATTAGGTGCATTTAATGCCGAAAATCTTCAGGTACAGGACACAGGTCTGGAAATCAGCCATATGAATTATGACCAACAAGGGTATGATAAAAGCTTGCTGGCTTTAATGCACAATATGGGTGAATTTGAATATGAGGGTGAATGGGGACGTTGCTGGTTTGACTTAGGAACCAGTGATGCGATTTCCCTGGATATTTTAATTAACGCTCTCACCCAGCTAAGTGAAGAATATGTCACAATTGAAGAATTGTACATTGGCGGCGAAAATGCAGATTGGCCAGTCGAGGATAGCGAGAGTCGTTCCTACTCAATTTATGACAATTAG
- a CDS encoding energy-coupling factor ABC transporter ATP-binding protein gives MLYLRNLIYHPTACPTAILKSTNLELAPQQLGLIIGPSGSGKSTLLEILSGLAEPTSGAVFWREQELIAEQLQQLAGLVFQFPERHFCGGTILEELRLGHPELGSERVKLALSEVGLEHLSLSASPHALSGGQQRRLALAVQLIRQPNLLLLDEPTAGLDWSMRRQLVNLLAKLKQDWTLLIVTHDAGDLLAIADRCWTLNHGELKAVDPATLRAKVKEPEPLAVDK, from the coding sequence ATGCTCTATCTCAGAAATTTAATTTATCATCCGACAGCTTGCCCCACAGCGATTCTGAAATCAACTAACCTAGAATTAGCACCCCAACAGCTAGGGCTAATTATTGGTCCTAGTGGTTCTGGTAAAAGTACCTTACTAGAAATTTTGTCTGGACTAGCCGAACCTACATCTGGCGCAGTCTTCTGGCGCGAACAAGAACTGATCGCCGAACAACTACAACAACTGGCTGGGTTAGTGTTTCAGTTTCCAGAGCGCCACTTTTGCGGTGGTACAATTTTAGAGGAATTGCGTTTAGGGCATCCTGAGTTAGGGTCAGAGCGAGTAAAACTTGCATTGAGTGAAGTTGGGTTAGAGCATTTATCACTCTCCGCATCTCCCCACGCGCTGAGTGGTGGTCAGCAAAGGCGTTTAGCTTTAGCTGTACAATTAATTCGCCAACCCAATTTACTCTTATTGGATGAACCTACCGCCGGCTTAGATTGGTCGATGCGGCGACAGTTGGTAAATTTGTTAGCGAAACTGAAACAAGATTGGACGTTATTGATAGTAACACACGATGCAGGCGATTTATTGGCGATCGCAGACCGTTGCTGGACACTCAACCACGGCGAACTAAAAGCCGTTGACCCCGCAACCCTAAGAGCAAAAGTTAAAGAACCTGAACCGTTAGCCGTTGACAAATAA
- a CDS encoding DUF1574 family protein, translated as MKTVLLDRQQSLVQWVSQATGINTFGVKVRLRGNDLHILCEGTECPPRWRTLSDLLQALQQTDLHFLTNSEQPSIYQVFVYGRKKGAPQPEWCHRVHLNQLERHLEQVQQALLADSEPSRLAGGALIVSNESLARQGHPEAIARYLSETLSNLGVGVLVKVKQPPATENIEPSSNRLWILCQSGYSPDPSLLAEPVAQKLRELKLSGYEDAVIVSQVNGETKPDWLLRIDLTPPEVMLKQWARWGDVQAIARLLTEVLSASQVAVQTSLKESTLHIFCTPLTNPLETTPVPNKTLCMEAISSQLEAIAPQGMLAATVYGQKIPDSQPDWIDWLSLPAAQHPAFAASALELATSGDEPAINFLLERLLNPDLDWRLKTGGIRVILLRKGDILHIMCDAPICPTRKQVAKKVTQFIRQLKIPQITGVRVYGRRAGNKEPFWHYGKDFEQRQPLVPEATPEFAASSASINELLTNEANEPIIRADVTTEEIQAFVTQVAQDWLANVTAIAKKWLLRTQLFTETDQPAEQYHDAQGIKVALVWSTLGLLLTIQTDWICGQIITLTTQNSPEIANVLSPSSPEQKPHLKSEENQKTVLFANTSKTKSSRSQGSVFNASGFTQDDTPAENLVAAPLKGKATPTAILLAARSPMPSFNARQLDEQIALYKQRLAKTGTPPHVLIIGSSRALRGVDPAALSQGLATQGYPNIDVFNLGINGATAKVVDLIIRRVLEPSELPKLIIWADGSRAFNSGREDITFNAIATSAGYKQVLQKATVTQGSEQISVNPIQDKKTKIVKPETNSYEAVNNWLNQTVAAISASYPNRDQIKALLHQQLNSWALFGDRFGTASPTQTTTENLEEETYQQAVDFDGFLPLSTRFHPGRYYQKHPKVTGNYDNDYKSFQVQGEQNDSFQAILQFTQEKKITLVFVNMPLTAEYLDPVRQKYEQEFEQYMLQMIANPNFVYRDFSQLWTKMNDYFSDPSHLNRFGAYEVSKKLAHDPMIPWTAK; from the coding sequence ATGAAAACAGTATTACTAGATCGTCAGCAATCCTTGGTCCAATGGGTCAGCCAAGCAACAGGGATTAACACTTTTGGAGTGAAAGTCCGTTTGCGGGGAAATGACCTACATATCCTTTGTGAAGGTACAGAGTGTCCCCCACGTTGGCGAACGCTCTCAGATTTGCTCCAGGCACTACAGCAAACTGATTTGCATTTCCTCACAAACAGCGAACAACCCTCAATATACCAAGTATTTGTCTACGGCCGAAAAAAAGGAGCGCCGCAACCAGAATGGTGTCATCGGGTTCACTTAAATCAACTCGAACGCCATCTCGAACAAGTGCAGCAAGCCTTGTTAGCAGATTCAGAACCATCTAGACTAGCTGGTGGGGCGCTGATTGTCTCTAATGAAAGTTTGGCACGCCAAGGTCATCCAGAAGCCATTGCTCGATATCTTAGCGAAACTCTGAGTAACTTGGGTGTGGGGGTACTAGTAAAGGTAAAACAGCCTCCAGCGACCGAGAACATTGAGCCATCTTCAAATCGTCTGTGGATCTTGTGTCAGTCTGGCTATAGTCCTGACCCCTCCTTACTCGCGGAACCAGTAGCCCAAAAGTTGCGGGAATTGAAGCTTTCCGGCTATGAAGATGCAGTGATTGTTTCGCAAGTGAATGGCGAAACCAAGCCGGATTGGCTACTGCGAATCGATTTGACACCACCAGAGGTGATGCTGAAGCAATGGGCGCGTTGGGGAGATGTCCAAGCGATCGCCCGATTGTTAACTGAGGTGTTATCAGCGTCACAAGTAGCTGTGCAAACTTCTCTCAAAGAATCTACCTTACACATTTTTTGCACCCCGCTGACTAACCCCTTAGAAACCACCCCAGTGCCCAATAAAACACTGTGCATGGAGGCGATTTCATCCCAGTTAGAAGCGATCGCTCCCCAAGGGATGCTAGCTGCTACTGTATACGGACAAAAAATCCCCGACAGCCAACCGGATTGGATCGATTGGCTGTCTTTACCTGCAGCCCAGCATCCCGCCTTTGCTGCATCCGCCTTAGAATTAGCAACTTCTGGCGATGAACCAGCCATCAATTTTCTCCTAGAGCGCTTACTCAATCCTGACTTAGATTGGCGACTGAAAACAGGGGGTATTCGCGTAATTCTCCTTCGCAAAGGTGATATATTGCACATTATGTGCGATGCACCCATCTGCCCAACACGTAAACAAGTAGCAAAGAAAGTCACTCAATTTATCCGCCAATTGAAAATCCCCCAAATTACCGGCGTGCGTGTCTACGGTCGCCGTGCTGGTAATAAGGAACCTTTTTGGCACTACGGCAAGGATTTTGAGCAACGTCAACCTTTAGTCCCAGAAGCTACCCCAGAATTTGCTGCTAGTTCTGCCTCTATTAATGAGCTTTTAACTAATGAGGCTAACGAGCCAATTATACGTGCAGACGTGACAACAGAAGAAATTCAAGCTTTTGTCACACAAGTCGCCCAGGATTGGCTAGCCAACGTCACCGCAATAGCCAAAAAGTGGCTATTAAGAACCCAATTATTTACCGAAACCGACCAGCCAGCAGAACAGTACCACGATGCTCAAGGAATTAAGGTAGCTCTAGTCTGGAGTACATTGGGATTATTGCTCACCATTCAAACTGATTGGATTTGCGGTCAAATCATTACTCTTACCACACAGAATTCTCCAGAAATTGCCAATGTCTTGTCCCCATCATCCCCTGAGCAAAAGCCACATTTAAAATCTGAAGAAAACCAGAAAACGGTATTATTTGCTAACACTTCCAAGACCAAATCCTCTCGATCTCAAGGTTCTGTATTCAATGCTTCTGGGTTCACTCAAGATGATACTCCAGCCGAGAATTTAGTAGCAGCACCACTCAAAGGAAAAGCCACCCCAACTGCTATTCTGTTAGCAGCGCGATCGCCAATGCCAAGTTTCAATGCTCGGCAGCTAGATGAGCAAATAGCCTTGTATAAACAGCGTCTGGCTAAAACTGGTACTCCCCCCCATGTCTTAATTATTGGCTCCTCCCGCGCCCTCAGAGGCGTCGATCCGGCAGCACTTTCACAGGGGTTAGCAACTCAGGGGTATCCAAATATTGATGTCTTTAACCTGGGTATTAATGGTGCCACAGCAAAAGTTGTAGACCTGATCATTCGTCGGGTGCTAGAACCATCAGAACTACCGAAATTAATTATTTGGGCAGATGGTTCCCGTGCTTTCAACAGCGGTCGTGAAGATATCACATTTAACGCGATCGCCACATCAGCAGGGTACAAGCAAGTCTTACAAAAAGCAACAGTAACACAAGGTAGCGAGCAGATATCGGTAAATCCGATTCAAGATAAAAAGACAAAAATCGTCAAGCCAGAGACTAACAGCTATGAAGCTGTAAATAATTGGTTAAATCAGACAGTAGCAGCGATTTCTGCTAGTTACCCAAACCGTGACCAAATAAAAGCTTTATTGCACCAACAACTAAATTCTTGGGCTTTATTTGGTGATCGCTTTGGGACAGCATCACCAACACAAACCACCACCGAAAATCTCGAAGAAGAGACTTACCAGCAAGCCGTAGACTTTGACGGCTTCCTACCCTTGTCTACCCGCTTTCATCCAGGTAGATACTATCAAAAACACCCCAAAGTAACAGGAAATTACGACAACGATTATAAATCTTTCCAAGTACAAGGAGAGCAAAATGACTCATTCCAAGCCATATTACAGTTTACCCAAGAAAAGAAAATTACTCTAGTCTTTGTCAACATGCCACTCACTGCAGAATATCTAGACCCAGTACGTCAAAAATATGAGCAGGAATTTGAACAATATATGTTGCAGATGATAGCCAATCCCAACTTTGTTTATCGAGATTTTAGCCAACTATGGACAAAAATGAACGACTACTTTTCCGACCCCAGTCACCTCAACCGCTTTGGTGCCTACGAAGTCTCAAAAAAACTCGCCCATGACCCCATGATTCCCTGGACAGCGAAGTAG
- a CDS encoding DUF4090 family protein, which translates to MPTETNPGNETTTGADAIDEAIARGIDFDGSAIPPAKLELYTKVMALEANRQRSGVSNTMRSRIVRIGAKHIAQAELDTLLAEAGFAPLKEKEIAFFYGGK; encoded by the coding sequence ATGCCTACTGAAACCAATCCAGGGAATGAAACTACCACAGGTGCTGATGCTATTGATGAAGCGATCGCACGGGGAATTGATTTTGACGGTTCTGCCATTCCGCCTGCCAAGCTAGAACTGTATACTAAAGTTATGGCATTAGAGGCCAATAGACAGCGTAGTGGTGTCTCAAATACTATGCGATCGCGTATTGTCCGCATCGGCGCCAAACACATCGCCCAAGCCGAACTCGACACATTGCTTGCAGAGGCTGGTTTTGCACCGTTGAAAGAGAAAGAAATTGCCTTTTTTTACGGCGGAAAATGA